Sequence from the Candidatus Zixiibacteriota bacterium genome:
GTGGCGAAAGAGCCCCCCGCGATCAGCTTGCCGTCGTACACAGTCAGGGCACGGACATCGTCATTCATCCCCGACCCCAGGGACGACCAACTGCTCCCATCCCAGGAGGCAACGTAGTTCGCCGCCACGTCGCCGGCCGTGGTGAAAGCGCCCCCCGCGATCAGCTTGCCGTCGCAGACGGTCAGGGCCCAGACAAAGTCATTCATCCCCGACCCCAGGGGGGACCAACTGCTCCCATCCCAGGAGGCTATGTAGTTCGCCGCCACGCCGCCGGCCGTGGTGAACCAGCCCCCCGCTATCAGCTTGCCATCGTAGGCGGTCAGGGCATAGACATAGTTGTTCATCCCCGACCCCAGGGGGGACCAACCGCTCCCATCCCAGGAGGCTATGTTGTTCGCCGCCACGCCGCCAGCCGTGGTGAAAGAGCCCCCCGCTATCAGCTTGCCATCGTAGGCGGTCAGGGCATAGACATAGTTGTTCATCCCCGACCCCAGGGGGGACCAACTGCTCCCATCCCAGGAGGCTATGTTGTTCGCCGCCACGCCGCCAGCCGTGGTGAAATAGCCCCCCGCGATCAGCTTGCCATCGTACACGGTCAGGGCCCGGACTTCGGGATTCATCCCCGACCCCAGGGGGTACCAACTGCTCCCATCCCAGGAGGCTACTCTGTTCACCAGTACGCCGCCGGCCGTGGTGAATCGGCCCCCCGCGATCAGTTTGCCGTCGTAGACGGTCAGGGCATTGACATCGTCGTTCATCCCCGACCCCATGGGGGACCAACTGCTCCCATCCCAGGAGACTACTCTGCTCGCCGCCACGCCGCCGGCCGTGGTGAAATCGCCCCCCGCGATCAGCTTGCCGTCGTAAACGGTCAGGGCAAAGACCCAGTGATCCATCCCCGACCCCAGGGGGGACCAACTGCTCCCATCCCAGGAGGCTACTCTGTTCGCCGCCACGCCGCCGGCCGTCGTGAAAACGCCCCCCGCGATCAGCTTACCGTCGTAGACGGTCAGGGCATAGACAGAGCCATTCATCCCCGACCCCAGGGGGGACCAGTTGATCCCATCCCAGGAGGCTATGTAGTTCGCCGCCACGCCGCCGGCCGCGGAGAAATAGCCCCCCGCGATCAGCTTGCCGTCGTAGACGGTCAGGGCATTGACAATGTCATTCATCCCCGACCCCAGGGGGGACCAACTACTCCCGTCCCAGGAGGCTATGAAGTTGGCTATCTCACAACCAGCCGCCTGGAAACCACCCCCCGCGATCAGCTTGCCGTCGTAGACGGTGAGGGCACGGACACTCTCATCTACGCCGGGAACGCATGGTGATATGCTATTATCCCAGTAGATGTCATCGGGGTGGTCGGCGAAAGAAGCAGGAAAGGCAGCTTGGAAGTTCAGCTCACCGGTGGCGGGGTCGATCCGTGACTCAACGCCTTCGATGTCAAGCGGGCCTTCGTAGCCGGAGCGCCGAGCGGCGTCGAGGTCGAACCGGCCGTCGGGGGTGAGGAACTCGCCGATGCTGCGGGCGGAAGGAGCGGGTGTGGTTGGCGGTTGGCCGGCAAGAACATTGCCCGCAAGAAGCAGGCAGAGCATGAAGACGACGGAGAAGCACTTCATCACAGCCTCTTACCTTGGCGGCACTGTCGCCGCTGCTGTTGTGAAACCCTACGCTAACTGTCTTATGATAAACAACGTGAACGAATTAGTCAAGGCTAACGCTCACGGTTTGTGCGCCGAGCCGGCAGCACAGGCGGGGTGCTCACGCGTGACCGCCGCGGGGAGGAGCGGCGTGGGTGGTAGTTCGCAGGCTATGGATTCGTTGTTGTCGGGCGCTTGACGAGACGCACGAACCCTTGATCGTGACTAACGCACGGCACCGGTCCTGTGCAGCTTGCA
This genomic interval carries:
- a CDS encoding thrombospondin type 3 repeat-containing protein; this encodes MKCFSVVFMLCLLLAGNVLAGQPPTTPAPSARSIGEFLTPDGRFDLDAARRSGYEGPLDIEGVESRIDPATGELNFQAAFPASFADHPDDIYWDNSISPCVPGVDESVRALTVYDGKLIAGGGFQAAGCEIANFIASWDGSSWSPLGSGMNDIVNALTVYDGKLIAGGYFSAAGGVAANYIASWDGINWSPLGSGMNGSVYALTVYDGKLIAGGVFTTAGGVAANRVASWDGSSWSPLGSGMDHWVFALTVYDGKLIAGGDFTTAGGVAASRVVSWDGSSWSPMGSGMNDDVNALTVYDGKLIAGGRFTTAGGVLVNRVASWDGSSWYPLGSGMNPEVRALTVYDGKLIAGGYFTTAGGVAANNIASWDGSSWSPLGSGMNNYVYALTAYDGKLIAGGSFTTAGGVAANNIASWDGSGWSPLGSGMNNYVYALTAYDGKLIAGGWFTTAGGVAANYIASWDGSSWSPLGSGMNDFVWALTVCDGKLIAGGAFTTAGDVAANYVASWDGSSWSSLGSGMNDDVRALTVYDGKLIAGGSFATASGVAAYRVACWDGSSWSPLGSGMSSDVRALTVYDGKLIAGGYFTTAGGVAANYIASWDRSSWSPLGSGMNNTVCALTVYDGKLIAGGYFTTAGGTTANYIASWDGSAWSSFGSGMNDYVWALTVYDGKLIAGGDFFTAGGVAANRVASWDGSSWSPLGSGMSSWVNALTVYDGRLIAGGSFTTAGGKVSAYLAAWTKGQDTDGDGVPDYADNCPSISNADQTNNDSDAYGAACDCNDNDSTVYSGATELCDGQINDCSTSTLPVGEQDADGDHFIPCTVDAGGWDGDPAIIGGNDCNDADPAINPLTVWYYDADGDGRGVHSDSLIQCEQPTDYVLLAPDNCPAIANPSQEDTDTDGIGDACDVCPHDAADDADADGFCADVDNCPTVANPDQADSNGDGIGDACCCTLRGDFNDDGSVKVSDLTALINFLFRGGASPGCLDHGDTNADGSIKVSDLTLLINYLFRGGPPPAACP